Proteins encoded by one window of Chondromyces crocatus:
- a CDS encoding ABC1 kinase family protein, translating into MAPVHADPEKYALRVRLFMESMGGLWVKVGQILAMRRDLFSEAFCNELSRLQNRAHGFPAHYARSIIEEELGAPIDSIFVEFDDRPLAAASVGQAHRARLKDNGVEVVVKVQRPNAKASFEKDFVLLRRLVRFLTFIRFSPESRWSEMYTEVESAILEELDYRQEATSLRRMRKNLRDHKIYVPKVFLSFCTDRVLVMEMVHGVYMSEYIQTVVANPDRARAWLKENQISASRLGKRLWFSYLRQLFEDNLYHCDLHPGNILVMRKGRITLIDFGSVATSDRSQLEKFRLLYKAMGDKDFRKVAEMFLLLAPPLPNKDLTEAKEDVVRLFREFESLVKVKALPYHQKSLSRLLGDTANVLASHGVPAAWDFLRVTRSSTTLDASLMFLVPDIDFLKIAQQHVRSESGRQQNKKRSDPKLVRAQLANMAEQGGMLTKFAENAYFEGEYLRQRALPFEGYISKATHVGFTVFHLLARAALLSALVLIVGYAHQHFDAFGALRGQWVYAQLERIPRLSSTFWLLCTFVALYTVHEFTLMRGIFEEPEPTRPEGDRR; encoded by the coding sequence TTGGCTCCCGTCCACGCCGACCCGGAGAAATATGCGCTGCGTGTGCGCCTGTTCATGGAGAGCATGGGCGGGCTGTGGGTCAAGGTTGGCCAGATTCTGGCCATGCGCCGGGACCTTTTCTCCGAGGCGTTCTGTAACGAGCTTTCTCGCCTCCAGAATCGAGCGCACGGATTTCCGGCACACTACGCGCGAAGCATCATCGAGGAGGAACTGGGCGCGCCAATCGACTCCATCTTCGTGGAGTTCGATGATCGACCTCTTGCCGCCGCGTCGGTCGGACAGGCGCACCGCGCGCGCCTGAAAGACAATGGCGTCGAGGTCGTGGTCAAGGTGCAGCGACCCAACGCCAAGGCGAGCTTCGAGAAGGATTTCGTTCTCCTGCGCCGTCTCGTGAGATTCTTGACGTTCATCCGATTCAGCCCGGAGTCCCGCTGGTCGGAGATGTACACGGAGGTCGAGAGCGCAATCCTCGAGGAACTCGACTATCGCCAGGAGGCGACGTCGCTGCGACGGATGCGCAAGAATCTCCGTGACCACAAGATCTATGTGCCGAAGGTCTTTCTGAGCTTCTGCACGGATCGGGTGCTGGTGATGGAGATGGTGCACGGGGTGTACATGTCCGAGTACATCCAGACCGTGGTCGCCAATCCGGACCGCGCACGCGCGTGGCTCAAGGAAAACCAGATCTCTGCGAGTCGTCTCGGCAAGCGATTGTGGTTCTCCTACCTGCGACAGCTCTTCGAGGACAACCTCTATCACTGTGACCTTCACCCAGGGAACATCCTGGTGATGCGCAAAGGCCGCATCACGCTCATCGATTTTGGCTCGGTCGCGACGTCGGACCGCTCGCAGCTCGAGAAGTTCCGCCTGCTCTACAAGGCAATGGGGGACAAGGACTTCCGCAAAGTCGCGGAGATGTTCCTCCTGCTCGCTCCGCCGCTTCCAAACAAAGATCTGACAGAGGCCAAGGAGGACGTGGTCCGTCTCTTCCGTGAGTTCGAGTCGCTGGTGAAGGTCAAGGCGCTGCCCTACCACCAGAAGTCGCTGAGCCGATTGCTCGGCGATACGGCGAATGTGCTCGCGAGCCACGGCGTGCCGGCTGCATGGGATTTCCTGCGTGTCACCCGATCCAGCACCACCCTGGACGCGTCGCTGATGTTCCTGGTGCCGGACATCGACTTCCTGAAGATCGCACAGCAGCACGTGCGCAGTGAGAGCGGGCGCCAGCAGAACAAGAAGAGGTCGGATCCGAAGCTGGTGCGCGCCCAGCTCGCCAATATGGCGGAGCAGGGAGGGATGTTGACCAAGTTCGCCGAGAATGCCTATTTCGAAGGTGAATACCTGCGGCAGCGCGCCCTCCCGTTCGAGGGATACATCTCGAAAGCGACGCACGTTGGATTCACGGTGTTCCACCTCCTGGCCCGGGCCGCCTTGCTCTCTGCGCTGGTCCTCATCGTGGGCTATGCTCACCAGCACTTCGACGCGTTCGGGGCACTCCGCGGGCAGTGGGTGTACGCCCAGCTCGAGCGCATCCCGCGTCTTTCGAGCACGTTCTGGCTGCTCTGCACTTTCGTGGCCCTGTACACGGTCCACGAGTTCACCTTGATGAGGGGCATCTTCGAGGAGCCCGAACCGACTCGCCCGGAAGGGGACCGCCGCTGA
- a CDS encoding AarF/ABC1/UbiB kinase family protein — translation MASRKFKEEWAPTPLRFQADVRARAEKSEFSRPVSGFGGLFVAGWFFLVMAFRVLAIRLWPAFGRGRYDSRENGRYVRRFVERMGGMWVVMARMASLRVDLLGAGLCQELSLTRDRAMPVPMGVLRKVIDEELQKRGATVDQVFDELHERPMNARAFSQFHLGRLKEGGHQVVVRVRPPDAVQRAKTDWAHMQFFLGLFERFGILPHLRWKALMFEVKKATDDQLDFRTEEAEVRRISKILRSRRIYVPRLHRRYTGERLLVSEYIRGVSVEDLDVALRQDREGVALWMQQNGINPPRICRRLFQARLELLFEHNMFYTELLPRNVLLLRRNRIALLTLNTIGTLETTVVRQYQMLCQALVAEDYTKVCDSFLSMGPPLPRKDLSGMRTAVMRSLKVWTSRTYIKSCWYSEKSLSAAMLRLEVCAGLYRLPASWDLTRLHFAEQTLDRTLEILDRGLSCIKELGNYARASQRRAIERAVSMKSMGQMRNLSDLVQVGMQLAENFQFDNDYLRRRVMGFQGSVGRAVQVARRMVTMLMRVAMVVIALEGFLYFKNGDHLAMGQEGGLPGRWLGDLLTQSRWTWVVVLAGVLYIGRYVLGLTRELFKEEIRPVGSR, via the coding sequence ATGGCCTCGCGTAAATTCAAAGAAGAGTGGGCGCCGACGCCATTGCGGTTCCAGGCCGACGTGCGGGCCAGGGCCGAGAAGTCGGAGTTTTCCCGTCCAGTCAGCGGTTTTGGGGGACTGTTCGTCGCTGGCTGGTTCTTCCTGGTCATGGCCTTTCGTGTCCTCGCGATCCGGCTATGGCCAGCGTTCGGGCGAGGGCGTTACGATTCGCGGGAAAATGGTCGCTATGTACGCCGGTTCGTCGAGCGAATGGGCGGCATGTGGGTGGTCATGGCGCGCATGGCATCGCTGCGTGTCGACCTCCTCGGAGCAGGGCTGTGCCAAGAACTCTCGCTGACGCGTGATCGCGCCATGCCCGTGCCCATGGGTGTGCTCCGCAAGGTGATCGACGAGGAACTCCAGAAGCGCGGCGCCACGGTCGATCAGGTGTTCGACGAGCTTCATGAGCGCCCCATGAATGCGAGGGCGTTCAGCCAGTTCCACCTGGGACGCCTCAAGGAGGGTGGGCACCAGGTGGTGGTCCGGGTGCGTCCGCCGGATGCGGTGCAGCGAGCCAAGACCGACTGGGCGCACATGCAATTTTTCCTGGGGCTGTTCGAACGCTTCGGGATCCTGCCGCATCTTCGCTGGAAAGCGCTGATGTTCGAGGTCAAGAAGGCGACGGACGATCAGCTCGACTTTCGCACCGAGGAGGCTGAGGTCCGACGCATCAGCAAGATCCTGCGCTCGCGGCGAATCTACGTGCCTCGGCTTCACCGCCGCTACACGGGCGAGCGCCTGCTGGTCTCCGAGTACATCCGCGGGGTGAGCGTCGAGGACCTCGATGTCGCTCTCCGTCAGGATCGCGAGGGGGTCGCTCTATGGATGCAGCAGAATGGCATCAATCCGCCGCGCATCTGTCGGCGCCTGTTCCAGGCTCGCCTCGAGCTGCTGTTCGAGCACAACATGTTCTACACGGAACTCCTGCCGCGGAACGTCTTGCTCTTGCGCCGGAACCGGATTGCCCTGCTCACGCTCAACACGATCGGGACGCTCGAAACAACCGTCGTGCGTCAGTACCAGATGCTCTGCCAGGCGCTCGTGGCTGAGGACTACACCAAGGTTTGCGACAGCTTCCTGTCCATGGGGCCGCCGCTCCCGCGCAAGGACCTCAGTGGAATGAGGACTGCGGTCATGCGCTCACTGAAGGTCTGGACCTCGCGCACATACATCAAGAGTTGCTGGTACTCAGAGAAGTCGCTCAGCGCAGCGATGCTGCGGCTGGAGGTCTGCGCAGGCCTGTACCGTCTGCCTGCGTCGTGGGACCTGACGCGACTGCACTTTGCGGAACAGACGCTCGATCGAACGCTGGAGATCCTCGATCGGGGCCTCAGCTGCATCAAGGAGCTCGGCAACTACGCTCGGGCCTCGCAGCGTCGCGCCATCGAGCGCGCCGTCTCCATGAAGTCCATGGGGCAGATGCGAAACCTCTCCGACCTGGTGCAGGTCGGCATGCAGCTTGCGGAGAACTTTCAGTTCGATAATGACTATCTGCGACGTCGTGTCATGGGCTTCCAGGGGAGCGTGGGGCGTGCGGTTCAGGTCGCCAGGCGCATGGTGACCATGCTGATGCGTGTGGCCATGGTCGTGATCGCGCTCGAGGGCTTCCTCTATTTCAAGAACGGGGATCACCTTGCCATGGGACAGGAGGGAGGGCTCCCGGGTCGATGGTTGGGCGACCTGCTCACGCAGAGCCGCTGGACGTGGGTCGTGGTTCTGGCTGGAGTGCTCTACATCGGGCGCTACGTGCTGGGTTTGACGAGGGAACTCTTCAAGGAGGAGATCCGGCCCGTGGGGTCGAGATAA